One Vespa crabro chromosome 1, iyVesCrab1.2, whole genome shotgun sequence genomic region harbors:
- the LOC124425027 gene encoding twinfilin isoform X1, producing MSHQTGIKANDALKKIFSKCRDGKIRVLKVSIENEELVPATFNKPANKWHDDYDKMIKPLILENQPAYILYRLDTKSTDSGYDWLFISWSPDTAPVRQKMLYASTKATLKQEFGTSCIKEELHGTVPEDITLEGYHKHKKNNAAPAPLTTAEEELAELKKTTINTDYSVETRHQTLSGVAFPVTDEAKKIITEFGKGMYEYVQLKIDIEEEKIHLVTACDVSLDKLPTKVPSDSARYHLYNFKHTNEGDYMECIVFIYSMPGYSCSIKERMLYSSCKAPLLDLIQSLGVNITKKLEIDDGKELTEGFLQEELHPKVSLHRPKFAKPKGPPNRGAKRITKVQELGTLDQDT from the exons ATGTCGCATCAAACGGGTATAAAAG caAACGAtgctttgaaaaaaattttttctaaatgcAGAGATGGAAAAATACGTGTATTAAAGGTGTCTATAGAAAACG aagaATTAGTTCCTGCAACTTTTAATAAGCCTGCAAATAAATGGCATGATgattacgataaaatgattaaaccTTTAATTCTTGAAAATCAACCTgcatatattctttatcggCTTGATACAAAATCTACAGATTCTGGTTATGATTGGTTGTTTATATCTTGGTCACCTGACACAGCTCCAGTAAgacaaaaaatgttatatgcATCCACAAAAGCTACTTTGAAACAAGAATTTGGTACCTCATGTATTAAAGAAGAATTACATGGAACTGTTCCTGAAGACATTACATTAGAAGGTTatcataaacataaaaaaaataatgcagCTCCAGCACCTTTAACTACAGCAGAAGAAGAATTAGCAGAATTGAAAAAGACTACTATTAATACTGACTACAGCGTTGAAACAAGGCATCAAACATTAAGTGGTGTTGCATTTCCTGTTACGGATGAagctaaaaaaataattacagaaTTTGGTAAAGGCATGTATGAATatgttcaattaaaaattgatatagaagaagaaaaaatccaTTTAGTCACAGCTTGTGATGTTTCATTGGATAAATTACCTACCAAAGTTCCATCTGATTCAGCTAGATACCatctttataatttcaaaCATACAAATGAAGGAGATTATATGGAATGCATAG tcTTCATATATAGTATGCCAGGATATAGTTGCAGTATCAAAGAAAGGATGTTGTATTCTTCCTGTAAAGCTCCACTTCTTGACCTTATTCAATCTCTAGGGgtgaatataacaaaaaag CTTGAAATAGATGATGGAAAGGAACTAACTGAAGGATTTTTGCAAGAGGAATTACATCCAAAAGTCAGTTTACATCGGCCAAAATTTGCCAAACCAAAGGGACCACCAAACAGAGGTGCCAAACGTATAACCAAGGTACAGGAATTAGGTACCTTAGATCAAGACACTTGA
- the LOC124425027 gene encoding twinfilin isoform X2 translates to MSHQTGIKANDALKKIFSKCRDGKIRVLKVSIENEELVPATFNKPANKWHDDYDKMIKPLILENQPAYILYRLDTKSTDSGYDWLFISWSPDTAPVRQKMLYASTKATLKQEFGTSCIKEELHGTVPEDITLEGYHKHKKNNAAPAPLTTAEEELAELKKTTINTDYSVETRHQTLSGVAFPVTDEAKKIITEFGKGMYEYVQLKIDIEEEKIHLVTACDVSLDKLPTKVPSDSARYHLYNFKHTNEGDYMECIVFIYSMPGYSCSIKERMLYSSCKAPLLDLIQSLGVNITKKLEVNSGEELADMLEDPPTIKETTTITPATPSTPCAPTQSMPEKKSKQKRSCVLS, encoded by the exons ATGTCGCATCAAACGGGTATAAAAG caAACGAtgctttgaaaaaaattttttctaaatgcAGAGATGGAAAAATACGTGTATTAAAGGTGTCTATAGAAAACG aagaATTAGTTCCTGCAACTTTTAATAAGCCTGCAAATAAATGGCATGATgattacgataaaatgattaaaccTTTAATTCTTGAAAATCAACCTgcatatattctttatcggCTTGATACAAAATCTACAGATTCTGGTTATGATTGGTTGTTTATATCTTGGTCACCTGACACAGCTCCAGTAAgacaaaaaatgttatatgcATCCACAAAAGCTACTTTGAAACAAGAATTTGGTACCTCATGTATTAAAGAAGAATTACATGGAACTGTTCCTGAAGACATTACATTAGAAGGTTatcataaacataaaaaaaataatgcagCTCCAGCACCTTTAACTACAGCAGAAGAAGAATTAGCAGAATTGAAAAAGACTACTATTAATACTGACTACAGCGTTGAAACAAGGCATCAAACATTAAGTGGTGTTGCATTTCCTGTTACGGATGAagctaaaaaaataattacagaaTTTGGTAAAGGCATGTATGAATatgttcaattaaaaattgatatagaagaagaaaaaatccaTTTAGTCACAGCTTGTGATGTTTCATTGGATAAATTACCTACCAAAGTTCCATCTGATTCAGCTAGATACCatctttataatttcaaaCATACAAATGAAGGAGATTATATGGAATGCATAG tcTTCATATATAGTATGCCAGGATATAGTTGCAGTATCAAAGAAAGGATGTTGTATTCTTCCTGTAAAGCTCCACTTCTTGACCTTATTCAATCTCTAGGGgtgaatataacaaaaaag TTGGAAGTAAATAGTGGCGAGGAGTTGGCAGATATGTTGGAAGATCCTCCAactataaaagaaacaactacAATAACACCTGCAACTCCATCAACACCTTGTGCGCCTACTCAATCGATGCCAGAGAAAAAGTCAAAGCAGAAGAGATCGTGTGTCTTAAGTTAA
- the LOC124430803 gene encoding ran-binding protein 3 translates to MEGQSVENNTEESVSTKSTVKIHCPVLTASKFGNSFGVNEFSNKPRSTILRPSQLGTIANNTSINKTVLQSPKLNNPFIKLTDESIENDNNSTTQNDTNETKECKTEEKQAEEIVPKFLPLCGNIKDNESNVNNTVEPSASEPSFIFGQNLKERVTVPSDTGDPDSLEKEETKKEETNENGSSELLFSNAAAICRSASRPGLTLTQAAQELEEASRANKRKYSQVTLLTGEEGETNVLQINCKLFAFDKASSSWQERGRGTLRLNDRDEESRLVGRTAGTQRLILNTKVWPGMTAERASPKSLRLTAMDVHGDIRIFIVQAVPKEIEQLYNLLLQRIKRAQERQPKKLATEQH, encoded by the exons ATGGAAGGTCAGTCTGTAGAAAATAATACAGAGGAATCTGTGTCCACCAAATCTACTGTTAAAATACACT GTCCTGTATTAACAGCTTCAAAATTTGGGAATTCATTTGGAGTCAATGAATTCTCTAATAAGCCAAGATCAACAATATTGAGGCCTTCGCAATTAGGTACAATTGCGAACAATACATCTATAAATAAAACGGTATTGCAATCTCCAAAACTTAATAATCCATTTATAAAGTTAACTGATGAATCTAtagagaatgataataattcaacTACTCAAAATGATACAAATGAAACTAAGGAATGTAAAACTGAAGAAAAACAAGCAGAAGAAATAGTACCAAAATTTTTACCATTATGTGGGAACATAAAAGATAATGAGAGCAATGTAAATAATACAGTGGAACCTAGTGCTTCAGAGCCTAGTTTCATATTTGGTCAGAAtctgaaagaaagagtaacTGTTCCCAGTGATACAGGAGATCCTGATagtttagaaaaagaagaaactaagAAAGAGGAAACTAATGAAAATGGATCTTCAGAATTACTTTTCTCAAATGCAGCAGCTATTTGTCGTTCAGCTAGTCGGCCAGGTTTGACACTAACACAAGCAGCACAAGAACTTGAAGAGGCAAGTCgagcaaataaaagaaaatatagccaagtaacattattaactggagaagaaggagagacaaATGTTCTCCAGATCAATTGTAAACTCTTCGCATTTGATAAG GCTTCCAGCAGTTGGCAAGAAAGAGGCAGAGGAACTCTTCGATTAAATGATAGAGATGAGGAATCGCGTTTAGTAGGACGTACAGCTGGGACACAACGATTGATTCTCAATACAAAAGTTTGGCCTGGTATGACTGCAGAACGAGCATCGCCAAAATCCTTGAGACTTACTGCGATGGATGTGCATGGAgatataagaatttttattgttcagGCAGTACCCAAAGAAATTGAacaattatacaatttattgcTACAAAGAATTAAGCGTGCTCAAGAACGACAACCTAAAAAATTAGCGACTGAACAACACTGA
- the LOC124430812 gene encoding LOW QUALITY PROTEIN: putative protein kinase C delta type homolog (The sequence of the model RefSeq protein was modified relative to this genomic sequence to represent the inferred CDS: substituted 1 base at 1 genomic stop codon), translated as MINLXNMMFTRGGCHAKRRNAGGGGGGDSEVSGSGGSASGGGSGSGGGSACGAGGRFGKRTSLEHKSPKPRFGVEGYAYRTRVPVPVKLEDLPATTSTPRTYVYRTRVPRRDFIATSQIALLKTNVGRAITGRRGAVKHNKVHIIRGHRLVAKFFRQPTFCAFCKDFLWGFGKQGYQCQACQTAVHKRCHDKLLTKCPESGRESENTIRNYMLEYFHTISSDRKT; from the exons ATGataaatttgtgaaatatGATGTTTACACGTGGTGGTTGTCACGCGAAAAGAAGGAATgctggcggtggtggtggcggtgacAGTGAGgttagtggtagtggtggtagcgctagcggtggtggtagtggtagtggtggtggcaGTGCCTGTGGCGCAGGAGGAAGATTTGGAAAGAGAACTTCTTTGGAACACAAGAGTCCTAAACCACGATTTGGAGTTGAAGGATACGCATACAG aacGAGAGTACCGGTTCCTGTGAAACTTGAAGATTTACCAGCAACAACATCCACTCCTAGAACTTATGTGTATAGAACAAGAGTACCACGAAGGGATTTTATTGCTACATCGCAGATAGCGCTACTAAAGACCAACGTAGGCCGCGCGATAACGGGAAGAAGAGGTGCCGTCAAACACAACAAAGTGCATATTATACGAGGTCATAGATTAGTTGCAAAGTTTTTTAGGCAGCCGACATTTTGTGCCTTTTGTAAGGATTTCCTTTG GGGTTTCGGAAAGCAGGGTTACCAATGCCAAG CTTGCCAAACTGCGGTGCACAAGAGATGTCATGACAAGTTGTTAACAAAATGTCCGGAAAGTGGGAGAGAATCAGAAAACACAATA AGGAACTACATGTTGGAATATTTTCACACTATTTCAAGCGATCGTAAAACATGa